The DNA region CAAGACCCACTACTTGGAGTGGTTTGAAAGTAGAGTAGAAAAGGCAATAAAGAGCTTTAGGATGTTTTCTAAAGAGGATAATATTTTGGTTGCGGTTTCTGGAGGGAAGGATAGCTTAGGCCTTTGGCATGCCCTTTGGAAGTTGGGGTACAAAGCAGATGGCCTTTATATAAACTTAGGTATAGGTGAATACTCTGAGCTTTCGGAGAAAAAAGCTAAAGCCTTTGCGGACAAGATCGGCAAAAAGCTTCATGTTGTATATCTCAAAGAGAACATAATGGACATACCTACTCTAAAAGAGCTTCAGAGTAGACCAGCTTGTTCTGTATGTGGCACCTTGAAAAGGTACTACATGAACCTTACCGCAAAAAAACTTGGTTATTCTGTAATAGCTACGGGACACAATTTGGATGATGAGTGCGCGGTGCTTATGGGCAATGTGCTCTCTTGGAATATAGATTATTTGGTAAGGCAGTATCCTGTGCTGGAAGAAGGCAACGGTTTTGTAAGAAAAGTAAAACCTCTGTGCCTGGTATCAGAAAAGCAAAGCGCTATGTATGCCTTCCTATCTGGCATAGACTTTGTGGAAGATGAATGTCCCTACGCAGTGGGCGCATCTTCTATAAGCTACAAACTTATAATGGCAAAGATAGAAGAGGAAAGCCCAGGGACAAAGTTAAGGTTTTACTTAGAGTTTATAAGAAAGGTAAGGCCGATGTTTGCCCTCAAACAGAATGTAAAGTTAAATCCCTGCCAGGTATGCGGTGAGCCAACCACAGGTGACGTGTGCTCTGTATGCAGACTGAAAATGAGATTAGAAGCATCTAAGGCTGGAATGAAACAAAATTTTTGAATAGCTTACAAAGTTCAGCTACTCTCTCCTTTGTTTTTTTAAGATCACCGCTGTTATCCACTACATAGTCCGCTCTCTTGAGCTTTTCCTCCGGATCCATTTGATTTTTCCATCTTCTCTCAAAGTCCTCTTGCGTTATCCCCTTTGCCAAAGACCTTAATTTACAAACATCATAGGGTGCATAGACCAAAACTAAAAAATCGTATCTCCCTTTAGTTTTCTTTTCCAGCACGAGTGAAGCCTCCACTATTGCTACAGCGTCCTTAGGTAAGGTTTTAAAGACCTCATCCAATCTTCTGTAAAGAGCTGAGTGGGTTATATCTTCTAAAATTTTCAACTTTCCCCTGTCCGAAAATACTATATCCGCTAACTTTTTTGTGTCTATGCTGTTATCTTCTGATAAGATTTCCCGGCCAAAAACCTCTATCACCTTTTCATACACTTCCCCCTTCTCTCTATAAAGATCCTTTATTATCTTATCTGCATCGTACACGTAAAAACCGCAATCTTCAAACAACTTAGCCACCGTAGATTTACCAGAGCCTATGTTTCCAGTTAGGGCTATTTTTAACATAGCATTTTTTTATAAGGATAAGAACTCTATAAGTCAAGGGAGGAATAAGGTTGTTCTAAAAATCCTTTAGGCAATGCTGAGTAGTTATAATAAAAACCTGATGTATGTAAGCTTGCAGTTTAAACTTCAGTTGGACAGTTCCGACAGAAAAAAGCTTTTAGAATTAATGCGTAAGCAATCATCTGCCATAAGGTCTGCTTATAAACTGCTAAAAACCAAAAACTCCCATAGCCAAATCTACCAAAAGCTAAGACAACTGTTTCCTGACCTGCCTACCAAATACATAGACTCTGCTATATACAAAGCAAAGCAATACCCAATAGACAAAAAAGTTGTGTTAGGTGAGGAGAAGGTTAGTTCCCTTAGAGGTTGGGGGGACGGCCCAATGTGGGATTTTTCGAACAGCCTCAGGGAGGAATTAATCGAAAAACATACTTTTTCTTGAAAAGAGCTATGCCTTACACTAAAAAGGCAATTTTGATATTTTTCTAATTTCCAACTCGGCGTATAAAATATAAGTTAAGAAGGATAATTAAATAAGGAGCCTGCCATGGACAGAGTGTTAATTTTTAACCCACAAGGGGATCGTGAAGCAAGCAAAAGAAAAATTGTTTTTGGAAACCCAACCAACATAATGGAACTAAACAACATCAAATACCAATGGGCTTTTGATCTATACAAAACCATGGGCTTTACCAACTTCTGGATACCAGAAGAAATACCAATGCTGGAAGACAAAAAACAGTATGAAAAACTTCTATCTGAGCACGAGAAAAGAGCTTATGAAATGGTGCTTAGCTTTTTGATAGCCCTTGACTCTTATCAGGTAAACATGCTGAAAGAGTTTGCAAGATACCTGACCGCACCTGAACTTGTAATGGCTATAACTTCTCAGGAATTTCAAGAAGCCCTGCATTCATATTCTTATCAGTTTATTCTTGAGAGCGTGGTAGATCCAAGAAAGGCAGATGAAATATACAACTACTGGAGAGAGGACCAAAAACTTATGGAAAGAAACAAACTAATAGCTGAGCTGTATAACGAGTTTATAAGAAAGCCGAATGAAGAGAATTTCATAAAGGCAGTTTTCGGAAACTACGTGCTTGAAAGTCTCTACTTTTATTCGGGGTTTGCCTTTTTCTATACATTGGGAAGGCAAGGGAAAATGTTGAACACTGTTCAACAGATAAAGTACATAAACAGAGATGAGCTAACCCATGTGACGCTTTTTAGAAACATAATCAACACTTTAAAAGAGGAATTGCCTGATCTTTTCACTCCCGAGATAAACAGGTGGGTTTATGAGTTTTTCAAATTTGCGACAGAAAAAGAGATAGAATGGGGTAAATACACCACTAACAATCAGATACTTGGACTAAACGATAAGCTTATTGAAAGATACATCAAGTATTTATCCAATCTTAGACTCTCTCAAGTTGGGTATCAACCTCTCTATCCAGAAATTACAGAAAACCCCATGAAGTGGATAGACCAGTTTAGAACGATAAACGATACAAAGACAGACTTCTTCCAAGCAAAACCCCAAACCTACGCCAAAAGAAGCGAGCTTAAATGGTAAAGTTGCAAAGCTTTGACAATTTCCTTATATTTTTATATTCCCATGAAGAGGTTTATGTTAAAATCCAAAATACACAGGGCACGTATAACTGGAGCGGAACTGCATTACGAGGGTAGTATATCCATAGATATAAGCCTTATGGAGGCAGCAGATCTGATGCCTTACGAAAAAATAGAAGTATACAACGTAAATAATGGCGCCAGGTTTTCCACATACGTTATACCCGCACCTAAATATTCTGGAGAGGTAAGGTTGAACGGAGCTGCAGCAAGGCTTGGAGCAGTTGGGGATATAATCATAATAGCTTCCTATAGTATATTTAATCAAGAAGAGCTCCACAACTTCAAACCTATTCTTGTTTACGTAGATGAATTTAATAGAATAAGAGAGATAAAAAGAGAAATAGTGGAGGAGCTTGTTTGAAGTGGCAGATATCAAAAACCTTTAGATTCGAGGCGGGGCACAGGGTTTGGAAACAAAACTTAACGCACGGAAGGGGAGCAAGCTTTACCTTAGGAAAAGAAATACCGGTAAACAAATGTATAAACCTACACGGACATAGCTATGTTCTGGAAATAGTTTTAGGTTCAGATAGCCTTTCTGAGCAGGATATGGTGATAGATTTTTATCACGTCAAGAATGCTTTAAAAGAGTTAATAGATACCATAGACCACAGTTTCATAATAGACATAAACGACCCGATGTATACAGAGCTCAAACAGGTGGCAGAAAAGTATGGAGCGTTAAAGATATTTCCTGTAGATTTTTGCCCTACGGCCGAAGCGCTTGCTAAGTTCTTTTATGATTTTGTAAAGCGAAGGTTGGAAGAGGCGGGACTGTTGGGAGAAGTTAGAGTGATAAAAACTATACTCTGGGAAACTGCCACTTCAAAAGCGGAATATTCAGAAAACATGTTATAATCTTAAAAGGAGGTGGAAAAGGTTGGTATTAGTATTGGTTGGAGAAAATGAATCCTTTGAAAAGGCTTTTAAAAAGTTCAAGAGGATAGTGGAAAAGGAGGGAATACTAACAGAGGTAAGAAGGCGTCAATTTTATGAAAAACCAAGCGAAAAGAAGAAAAGAAGAGAACGCCAGGCAAGAAAGAGAATAGCTAAAGCTATGAAAAAAAGGAACGTTATTTAAAAGCAGTTTACTTTCCCATTTTGTAACTCCTGAGAACCTCCCTTTGTTCTTCAAGGATAAGTTTTCTTATGGTTTCTTCTTGTGATTTTTTTAGGTTCAAAAACTTTACTCCTATACACGTTTTTTCTGTTAAGCTTCTTATGTTTATTATCTCCGAGAGTATCCGATCAAAATAATTATTCTTCCACTCAAATTCTATTAGTAGGCTTTCACCTTCCCTTAGTTCGAAAGGGCCCTTGAGGCACACTTTTAAACCTCCAACACTTATATCCTCTATAGTTCCTTCTACAAAAGCTTCGTTTGGTATGTTTTCCATAAGTGATAGCTCTTCTGGAGTTACAACCCTTCCAAAGAAAAAAACGCGGGCAGGAATAGACACTTTCCACCTCACAGATTCCCTTAACTGTATTTTACCAAGCTTTTCGGTATGCGGTAGAACAAGAACTATCTTACTACCCTCAAGGTAAGTATTTAAAACCTCCTCCTGAAAGTAGTATCTACCATCGTCTTCTCTAAGAAAAGAGAAACTAATTTTCTCTCCCACTTCGGGAATATCCTCCAATCTGTCCAGTATGGCTATGTGCAGCTCCTTCTCCGTTTTTTCCCAAACAGCGGCACTGTATGAATTTCCTTTATAAGAAATAAAACCGGTTTGATAGAGCTCTATATCCCTTGTGGTAGACAGAGGCAAAAACCAGGGTAGATGTTCAAATTTAAGTTTTTTCCTAACACTTACTATGATTGGAATATTATCTGAGTTCTTTTTAATCAGCTTTCCAGCACACTTTTCAAATACATACTTGCTATGGAATAGTTTACTAGGCTCACTTAAATTACGAGCACACTCGTATAGCACATTGATCTCCTCTTCTTCAAGTCCAAAAGATTCACCAACAACTTTAAATTCTCTTTTTAACATGTTACTTTTAATGTATTTAGAAATAAAGTAGGGAAGTAGTATCAAAACTGATATGGAGGCAAACAGACCAAAAAGGGAAATTATAATATCCTGCAAGCTGGGCTCAAACATGTATTTTGTCGCTTCTTTAAAAGTTTCAAATCTTCCCTGATAGTTCATAAAGAAGAGGTCCTCCTTAAAAATGCTCTTCTATGTATCTTTCTGCCTCTATAGCAGCTATACACCCTTCCCCCACTGCCACTGCCACCTGGCCAGTAGCTCCACTCCTGCAGTCTCCACATGCAAATACACCCTCCAAATTAGTCCTCATCCTATTGTCGGTGATTATGTATCCCTTATCGTCCATTTCCACAGTCCCTTTAAGGAAACCAGTAGAGGGCTCCAACCCTATAAATATAAAAACACCTTCTACAGCTAAGGTAGAAAATTCTCCCGTCTGTGTATCCTTAAGGAGAAGGCTTTCCACAGCTTCTCCTCCCCTTATTTCCTCTACTACCTTGTTAGGTATAAACTTTATCTTTGGATGGGACAGAACTCTCTCTTGAAGATGTTTTTGAGCTCTAAGCTGGTCCCTCCTGTGAATCAGATAAACTAGGCTTGCAAAATGGGTCAAGAATAAACTTTCCTGACAGGCTGAATCGCCACCCCCCACCACAGCTATGGGCACACCGTCAAAAAGGGCACCGTCGCAAGTAGCACAATAAGAAACTCCTCTGTTTAGAAATTCCTCTTCACCCTTGACTCCCAACTTTCTTGGATTAGCACCCACTGCCAGTATAACTGTCTTGGCTCTCAACAACTCACCCGTTCTCAGATGGAGAAAGATTTCTTTTTCTATTTTCTCTATCTTCACTACTTCCTTTCTGTGAATTTCCAAACCGAACCGCTCTGCCTGCTGTTTGAACCTCTGGGTAAGCTCTTTTCCACTTATTCCCTCTGGAAAGCCAGGATAGTTTTCCACGAGGTCCGTTATAGCTATCTGTCCTCCAAGGGTGCCTTTCTCTAAGAGTAAAGTATGAAGTTTAGCCCTTGCGCAGTATAGGCCGGCAGTTAGACCAGCAGGACCTCCCCCCACTATCACGCAGTCGTAGAGGATGTCTTCTGAAATCATATATGGCTTAGTATCATCTGTCTAAGAGCTTCCTTAGGTTGAACTCCTATCCTTGTATCTACCACTTCACCGTTTTTGAAAAGCATCAAAGTAGGTATAGCCCTTATGCCATACTGCATGGCTATGTTAGGGTTCTCATCTGTGTTTAACTTGCCAAATTTTACTCTATCTCCAAATTCCATAGCAAGCTCCTCTATCAGAGGTGCGATTATCCTACATGGCCCACACCACGGTGCCCAAAAATCCACCAAAACCGGCTTGTCCGAGTTTAGGACTTCCGCATGCCAATTGCTTTCACTCAAAACTATCACGTTTCCTGCCATTTGATCACCTCCTTGCTTAAGATTTCGTAAATTTTAAGCGCTCTATCATCCTTAATATAATAGCAGACTATGGAACCGTCCCTCTTGCAACCAACTATGCCTTTGTTTCTTAATATTCCCAGGTGTTGAGAGACGTTAGGTTGAGAGATTTTAAGAAGTTCGCTCAGATTTTTAACGCATTGCTTCCCCTCTATCAAAGTTGCCAGTATTCTCAACCTTATAGGATGTGCCAAAGCCTTCAGAAACTCGGCCCACTCTTCAAGTATTTCTTGGTCCTGATACTCCATCTTTCATCTCCAAAAATTATATTAGCACATTAATATATAATTTGAAAATCTTACTAAATCTGAGAAGGGGAACAAATGAGGCTTGCATCTGTTGATGTGGGTTCCTATTCCTGTAGGTTTAGCGTGGCAGATTTTTCCAATTCCTTCCAACTGATCTATGAAGAGGGTAATATCACAGCCTTGGCAACTGGTCTAAAAGATGGAAATTACCTTCTGGAAGAAAGGATGGAGGAAACTCTAAAAGTAATAAAGCACTATATCTCAAAGGCAAAAGATTTAGGAGTGGATAGAATAGTTCTTGTAGGAACCGAAGCTCTTAGAAGAGCAAAGAATGCTGACGATTTTTTAAAAAGGGTGAAGGAAGAAACTGGTTATGACTTAAATGTCATCACACCGGAGGAAGAGGGAAGCTTGGCTTTTCTGGCGGTGGCTTTTTCCTTAAAGCCCGAAGGTAAATTCTGCATCATAGACCAGGGGGGTGGTTCCACAGAGTTTGTGTGCGGAAGAGGGTTTGAAGTTGAATACCTAAGATCTTTACCAGTAGGTATAGTTAATCTAACTGAGGAGTTTATAAAAAACGACCCACCTACCAACTACGAGCTTGAGTCTCTAAAGAACTTTTTGGACAATGCTATTTATCAAGTAATTACACCCTGCGATGTGCTGATTGGCTTGGGTGGAACGATAACTACCATAAGTGCTATAAAGCATGGAGTATTTCCATACGAAGGAGAAAAGGTGCATGGAACTAAGCTTAGCTTGGACGATATAATGTTTTGGCTTGAAACTCTAAGTAGTATGAAAGCGGATGATAGAGTAAAGCATTTCCCACACATAGAACCAAAGAGGGCTAAGGTGATCATCCCGGGGCTTGTGATATTCTACAGAGCTATGATGTTGTTTGGCAAAAGGGAGATAATCGTAAGCGACTGGGGTATTAAGGAGGGTGTGTTAATAAGAGAGTATCTAAAACAAAAAACTACCTAAGAAATTTTCTTTCCTAGAAAAGAGGCTATTTTTGGAGAGTAGACAAAGCTTATGCTTCCAAGTATTGAGCTCAAAAATACTACAAGAAAGACAAAAGGCTGAGCACTGGGAAGTAGACTGGCAAAGATCAGGGAAAACTCACCCCTTGGTAAGAAAGATAGGCTTGCCCTGATGGCTGCTCTTCTGCTAAGTCCATACAGCCTTGCTCCTATGTATGTGGAAATTGCCTTTGTGATTATGGAAAGAACGAGAGCTACGAGCAAAAGTAAAAGACTTTGCTCAATGGATACATCAGAGGTGTAAGTAAAACTGAAGAAAAAGACACCTAAGGAAAGCTCTTTTAGATCTGTAAGTTTTTCCTCCACAGCCTTATAGGTAAGGCTCTGCTCTGGGACTATAACACCAAGTAAAAAGGCAATCATGGCAGAAGATATTCCCAACCACTCTCCCACGCCACATAACAGTAATAGCAAACCCAATATCATGAAAGGGAAAATTGGCTCGTAAGCGATTTTATCTGCATGGCTAACTCCTCTGTGTGCTAAATCTCTAAGTAGGTAAAATACAAAGAACAAAAGTACGAGAAAGATTACACTTCTAAGTATTAGAAAAGTCCGATCCTCATCTACTTTTCCTACACCAGAAATCAGAGACAGAAGGATTATGGATAGGATATCCTCAAATATGAGTATACCTATAAGAAGGTCTGCTTCTGGAAGAACCAATCTTTTATAGTCGGATAGAAGCTTAGCCACTATGGATGTGCTTGAAGGATAAAGGGCGGCTGAAACTACGATAGAAAAAGAAAGGTCCTTAGTAATAGCATAGGCTGCTAAAAAAATCGGGAAGAAGTTAAATACAAAATCAACCAAACCTGGCTTTAGCACATTCTTCATATTCCACAGGCGTTCAAAAGAGTATTCAAGCCCTATGAAGAAAAACAAAAATACAATGGCGGAGTGCTCCAAGATGGCCACCCAATCAATCACCTTCTCTGGGAAAATAGCCTTTCCCAAAAAACCAGCCAACATAAAGGAGATGATATACGGAACGCGCAGGAATTTAAGGGATAGAGCTAAGAAAAAAAGCAGACTAAATAGTACCCCAACCCATATTAGGATTTCCTCCGAATGCATTTAAGTGCTACACCTTCCACAAAGGTCTAAAAATGCCTTTATCTGTGCTCTGGTTCCTACCGCTATAAGGACATCCCCTACCTCTATCTTCTCCTTATAGGGATCCGGGCTCGGTATGACCTTTCCTCCTCTCTCTATGGCTATTATTGAAACACCTGTCTTTCTTCTGATTTCAAGCTGGGCAATGGTTTTGTTAGCAAGGTTTGACCCATCCTCTACCTTAATCCACTCCATAACCACTTGTTGAAGGATCATCTCCATCTTCTCTGCAGAAACCGGTTGGTAAGTAGCTCCAGCTACAAGAAAACCAAGCTCCTTTGCTTCTTCATCCGTTAGTTCTATAAAACAACTTGGCTCCTCATCTTCCATCAGGTATATTTCCCTTCGTCCAGTGTTGTGTATGATTATTACAAGCTCCTTACCACTTTTTAGCAGAACTCCATATTTTTTGCCTATGCCTGGCAGATCAGTCTCTCTTATCTTCATCGCTATAGATTATATCCCTAACTCTTGCAATTAAGTTTTTGCTAGCCAAGACTATTGCTCTTACATCTTCTCTTTCCTCTCCAATAAAACCACTCTGTATGATTTCCAGAAGCTTTTGTATTTGCCTTTCCATCTCTTCCATCTGCTCCTTCATCCTGATTATTATCTCAATGCCAGCCAGGTTCACTCCAAGATCTCTGGAAAGAGTAAGGACTAGCTCAAGCCTTTTGAGGTCATCCTCCGTGTAGTATCTTGTTCTTCCCCTGCTTCTGTATGGCTTTATCAAACCCTCTCTTTCGTAGAGCCTGAGAGTTTGTGGATGTATATTATACATCTCCGCCACAACGCTTATGGTGTATCTTTTCTTAACTTCCTTCTTCATGCTTGTCTCGTTTTAATCCTTTGAGGTTCTGGCAGTAGTTTGTCTAACTCTTCCAAAAGTTGCTTAACTCTTCTTCCATCGCCAAAGAGCTTTTCTACCAGACCCAGCTTAGGCACGTCTATGTGTATCCTGAGGATAAGGTCTCCAAAACCGCCACCTCTCAACCTTGGCATACCTTTACCTTCCACCTTAAAGGTGTCCCCTTCCTTTGTGCCAGGTGGGATCCTTACCTTGATCCTTTCGCCCGTTAGAGTGGGCACCTCAACCTCTGTACCTAAGACTGCTTCTGTGAGCTTAATACTGATGTCTAAGTATAGATTGTCCCCCCTCCTTTCAAACGTATGATGGGGTTTTACCTTAATTAGAAGGTATAGGTCCCCCGCCTGTCCTCCGTATAGCCCAGCATGACCTTTACCTTCCACAAAAACCCTACTTCCATTATCTACACCAGGTGGAATACGCACCTTTATTTCTTCTTTCTGCGGAATGGTTCCTTTTCCAGCACACCTGCTACACGGATCTCTTATCACACCCTCTCCATTGCAAGTTGGACAAGTTTGAGATATGCTTATAAAAAACTGTCTTTGATAGATTACACCCCTTCCACCGCACGTGGGACACGTCCTTTCCCCTTTGCTTTTATCATAACCGTAGCCTTCGCAGACTGGACAAGGGACTTCTCTGACCACTGGTATGCTTACCACTTTCCCAGAGTAAGCCTCTTCAAGGGTTAGCTCTATGGTATAATAGATATCCTCACCTTTAATCGGTCTTCTTTGAGTGCGCCTTCTTCCTCTCCTTTCAAAAACATCCTCAAAACCAAAACCCTTAAATATGTCTTCTATGGTTTCAAACAGATCTCCCCAACTTTCTTGAGAGTATCCTCCAGCACCGGCCCCCTGAAAGGCAGCGTGTCCATACTGGTCATAGAGCTTTCTCTTTTCTGGGTCCGATAGAACTTGATAAGCTTCGTTGATCTCCTTGAACTTTTCCTGCGCCTCTGGATCTTTGTTAAAATCTGGATGATACTTTCTGGCAAGCCTTCGGTATGCCTTCTTTATCTCCTCCTGGGTAGCATTTCTTGAAATCCCAAGCACTTCATAGTAGTCTTTTTTTGAAGATTGCATGAATATTTATAATAAACTTTAGTCTATCGTTGTCAAGAGTGCATGGCTTTTAGAAAGTCTTTGTTTGTCTTGAACTTTCTGAGCTTGTCCAGTAGAAACTCCATAGCCTCTATGGGGTCCATCGTTGCCAAAAACTTTCTTAGAACCCATATTCTTTGCAGTTCCCACTCTTCAAGTAAAAGCTCTTCCTTCCTTGTGCCAGACTTTTCAATGTTTATGGCTGGGAATATCCTTCTTTCCATAAGTCTTCTATCCAAGTGTATTTCCATGTTTCCTGTGCCTTTGAACTCCTCGTATATAACATCGTCCATCCTTGAACCAGTTTCTATAAGAGCGGTAGCTATTATAGTCAAAGAGCCTCCCTCTTCTATGTTTCTTGCAGCACCGAAGAACTTCTTAGGTCTTTGAAGGGCGGTTGCCTCTATGCCACCAGATAGGACCCTACCCGTAGATGGAGTTACTGCGTTGGAAGCTCTGCCAAAGCGTGTCATAGAGTCCAAAAGTATGACCACATCTTTTCCCAGCTCTACCATCCTCTTTGCCTTTTCTATTACCAGCTCTGCCACCTGCATGTGCCTTTCTGGTGGCTCGTCAAAAGTAGAAGCAACAACTTCGGCCCCTTCGCCCACGATCCTTCTCATTTCTGTCACTTCCTCGGGCCTTTCGTCTATTAGAAGGATAATCAGGTAGACCTCCGGATGGTTCTGTATGATTGCCTTTGCTATTTTTTGCAAAAGCACAGTTTTACCAGCTTTTGGGGGTGCCACGATAAGTCCTCTTTGCCCCTTGCCTATGGGGGCTATCAGACTTACTACCCTTGTGGACAGCTCTTCCGGTGTGGTTTCCAACTTAAACCTTTCTGTGGGATGAAAGGGGGTAAGCTTTTCAAATTGGGGTCTTGCTTTTAAAATGTCTGGGTTTGGGCTCAAACCAGAAACTGTTTCTATTTTTATAAGAGCTTGGTACTTTTCCCTCTCTTGGGGCGGCCTTGCAAAACCTACTATTACATCTCCAGTTCTAAGGCCAAATTTCTTTATCTGAGATGGTGCCACATAAACATCGTTGGAGTTAGGCATGTAATTATTTTCCTGTCTTCTTATAAAACCATAACCTTCAGGTAATATTTCCAACACACCTTTTATGAAGTTCAAACCTTCCAGTTGGGCTTGCGCCTGCAGGATACTTTCCATAAGCTCTTCCTTCCTAAGTCCAGTAACCCGCTTCAGGTCTAACTCTCTACCTATTTTCTGAAGCTCGGAGAAGGAGAGCTTCTTTAACTCTTCGTATGAATAAATCTTTCTCTCCTGAATTTGGGATTCCTCCATCGCTTACCTCCTTACTTGCCTATACAGAAATTAGAAAATATTTCTCCTAAAATTTCCTCTGTTGCTATTTCACCTACCAATTCGTCCAAATAACTTTGGATCTCTCTCAGATAAAGCATTAGGATTTCTGGGGACACCTCTTCTCTGTTTATTTTATTCAATACTAATTTTATCACCTCTGAGGATTTTTGCAAGAGGTCTGCATGTCTGATTGAAATATAAAGTCCCTCGCCCATACTTCTCCCCACTACTTCTAGCACAAGATCTTTTAACTCTTGCAGACCTTCCCCACTTTTAGCACTAACCTTAACAAAGTTTTTAAACGTTTCCATGTGCCCATCCCAGAATCCCAGATCCACCTTGTTTAACACTACGATGTGGTTCTTATCCTTGACGAGGGAATATATGTAAAGGTCTTCTTCTTGAAGTGGCTCGTGGGCTTGGGCTACGAAAAGTATCAAGTGCGCGCTGTTTAATTTCTCTATGCTCCTTTGGATACCTATCCTCTCCACTGGGTCCAAAGAGTGTCTTATCCCCGCTGTGTCTATGAGGTTTATGGGAATACCTTCCAAGTTCAGAGGTTCTTGCAAAAAGTCCCTTGTGGTGCCTGGTATGTCCGTTACTATAGCCCTTTGGGTTCCAAGCAATCTGTTAAAAAGCGAAGACTTACCTACGTTTGGCTTTCCCACAATAGCCAAGTTAAGACCCTTTCTCAAAAACTCTCCCGTTTTTACAGTAGAAAGCAAGCTCTCTATCTTATCCAAGATATCTTTAAGAGACTCTATTATCTCCTGCTTGCTGATAGTGGGGATGTCTTGATCTTCAAACTCTATGCTTGCTTCCACAAAGGCGCAGAGGTTAATAAGTTTTTCCCTAAGCGGTTTTATAAACTCCGATAGATCTCCTCTTAGCTGTCTTAGAGCGCTTTTTAGCGCTAGCTCTGACTTTGCTCCTATTAGGTCCCCAACAGCTTCCGCCTGAAGCAGGTCTATCTTTCCATTCAAAAAAGCCCTCTTGGTAAATTCTCCCCTCTGAGCCATTCTAACTCCATTGTTCAAGAAAAGCTCAACAACCCTTTTGAGAATAAGAGGGTTTCCGTGCAAAAATAACTCCACCATATCCTCTCCCGTATAGCTTTTGGGAGCTTTGTAGTAAATCATTATTCCCTCGTCTATCTGCTCTCCTCTTTCGTCAAAGAGCTTAACAAGATGGGCATACCTCTCTTTTATTTTCCCCTTTGTCTTTACAAAAGGCAAAACCTTTTCAAGCACGCCAAGACCACTTAACCTTACAACACCTATAGCACTTTCTCCGTATGGTGTAGCTATGGCTACTATGGGTTCTCTTTGTTTCATGTTTCAAGCCAGCCCGGCGGGAGTCGAACCCGCAACCTTGGGATCCGTAGTCCCACGCTCTATCCAGTTGAGCTACGGGCCGTTTATTTTAATTATAAGCGTGCCCGGGGGGACTTGAACCCCCGACCTTGGGTTCCGGAGACCCACGCTCTATCCAACTGAGCTACGGGCACTATCTAAATTAAAATATTAGCATGGCTATAAAGTTCGGCACAGATGGATGGAGGGCAGTAATAGGAGACGAATTTACCTTTGAAAGCGTTAGAAAGGTGGCCTATG from Thermocrinis sp. includes:
- the rho gene encoding transcription termination factor Rho; translation: MEESQIQERKIYSYEELKKLSFSELQKIGRELDLKRVTGLRKEELMESILQAQAQLEGLNFIKGVLEILPEGYGFIRRQENNYMPNSNDVYVAPSQIKKFGLRTGDVIVGFARPPQEREKYQALIKIETVSGLSPNPDILKARPQFEKLTPFHPTERFKLETTPEELSTRVVSLIAPIGKGQRGLIVAPPKAGKTVLLQKIAKAIIQNHPEVYLIILLIDERPEEVTEMRRIVGEGAEVVASTFDEPPERHMQVAELVIEKAKRMVELGKDVVILLDSMTRFGRASNAVTPSTGRVLSGGIEATALQRPKKFFGAARNIEEGGSLTIIATALIETGSRMDDVIYEEFKGTGNMEIHLDRRLMERRIFPAINIEKSGTRKEELLLEEWELQRIWVLRKFLATMDPIEAMEFLLDKLRKFKTNKDFLKAMHS
- the mnmE gene encoding tRNA uridine-5-carboxymethylaminomethyl(34) synthesis GTPase MnmE codes for the protein MKQREPIVAIATPYGESAIGVVRLSGLGVLEKVLPFVKTKGKIKERYAHLVKLFDERGEQIDEGIMIYYKAPKSYTGEDMVELFLHGNPLILKRVVELFLNNGVRMAQRGEFTKRAFLNGKIDLLQAEAVGDLIGAKSELALKSALRQLRGDLSEFIKPLREKLINLCAFVEASIEFEDQDIPTISKQEIIESLKDILDKIESLLSTVKTGEFLRKGLNLAIVGKPNVGKSSLFNRLLGTQRAIVTDIPGTTRDFLQEPLNLEGIPINLIDTAGIRHSLDPVERIGIQRSIEKLNSAHLILFVAQAHEPLQEEDLYIYSLVKDKNHIVVLNKVDLGFWDGHMETFKNFVKVSAKSGEGLQELKDLVLEVVGRSMGEGLYISIRHADLLQKSSEVIKLVLNKINREEVSPEILMLYLREIQSYLDELVGEIATEEILGEIFSNFCIGK
- the dnaJ gene encoding molecular chaperone DnaJ, producing MQSSKKDYYEVLGISRNATQEEIKKAYRRLARKYHPDFNKDPEAQEKFKEINEAYQVLSDPEKRKLYDQYGHAAFQGAGAGGYSQESWGDLFETIEDIFKGFGFEDVFERRGRRRTQRRPIKGEDIYYTIELTLEEAYSGKVVSIPVVREVPCPVCEGYGYDKSKGERTCPTCGGRGVIYQRQFFISISQTCPTCNGEGVIRDPCSRCAGKGTIPQKEEIKVRIPPGVDNGSRVFVEGKGHAGLYGGQAGDLYLLIKVKPHHTFERRGDNLYLDISIKLTEAVLGTEVEVPTLTGERIKVRIPPGTKEGDTFKVEGKGMPRLRGGGFGDLILRIHIDVPKLGLVEKLFGDGRRVKQLLEELDKLLPEPQRIKTRQA